One part of the Alphaproteobacteria bacterium genome encodes these proteins:
- the rpsI gene encoding 30S ribosomal protein S9: protein MTDLKDLKQEVEATATEAPVERKAQIDDLGRAYATGKKKKWATARVWVKAGTGKVEINGKELPAYFARKTLQMIVNHPFVVAGVEGQFDVKATVKGGGLSGQAHAVKHGIAVALNRFDPALRAALKKEGLLTRDARINERHKYGLHKSRRAKQWAKR from the coding sequence ATGACAGATTTAAAAGATTTGAAACAAGAAGTTGAAGCAACTGCAACAGAAGCTCCTGTTGAAAGAAAAGCTCAAATAGATGACCTAGGTAGAGCATATGCTACAGGTAAAAAGAAAAAATGGGCAACTGCTAGAGTTTGGGTAAAAGCAGGTACTGGTAAAGTTGAAATTAATGGTAAAGAGCTTCCTGCATATTTTGCAAGAAAAACTCTACAAATGATTGTTAATCACCCATTCGTAGTAGCTGGTGTTGAAGGACAATTCGATGTTAAAGCAACTGTAAAAGGTGGTGGACTATCTGGTCAAGCACATGCTGTTAAGCACGGTATTGCTGTTGCATTAAACAGATTTGACCCAGCATTAAGAGCTGCTCTTAAGAAAGAAGGTCTATTAACTCGTGATGCTAGAATTAACGAAAGACATAAATATGGTCTTCATAAATCTAGAAGAGCTAAACAATGGGCTAAAAGATAA
- the rplM gene encoding 50S ribosomal protein L13, protein MTKTFMAKTPKVEDQKWYIVDAEGLVLGRMASIIAMRLRGKHKPTFTPHADCGDNIIVINAEKVKLTGNKLNRTKFFWHTNHPGGIKSRTMGERLTGKYPERVIMKAVQRMLPKESPLARKQLTKLKVYVGPNHPHAAQNPEVLDIAAMNEKNAR, encoded by the coding sequence ATGACAAAAACATTTATGGCTAAGACTCCTAAAGTTGAAGATCAAAAATGGTACATTGTAGATGCTGAAGGACTAGTACTAGGTAGAATGGCTTCTATAATCGCTATGAGACTTCGTGGTAAACACAAACCAACATTTACTCCTCATGCAGATTGTGGTGATAATATCATCGTTATCAATGCAGAGAAAGTAAAACTAACAGGTAACAAATTAAACAGAACAAAGTTCTTCTGGCATACAAATCACCCAGGTGGTATTAAATCAAGAACTATGGGCGAAAGACTAACAGGTAAATATCCTGAAAGAGTTATCATGAAAGCTGTTCAAAGAATGCTTCCAAAAGAAAGCCCTCTAGCTAGAAAACAATTAACAAAACTTAAAGTTTATGTAGGACCAAATCACCCACACGCTGCTCAAAACCCAGAAGTGCTTGATATTGCTGCAATGAACGAAAAGAATGCAAGATAA